A stretch of the Panicum virgatum strain AP13 chromosome 9N, P.virgatum_v5, whole genome shotgun sequence genome encodes the following:
- the LOC120692772 gene encoding uncharacterized protein LOC120692772, with protein sequence MNQCCNGLLLLEGCVVNPATRRCVRLPPCPPDASRLDARFGWRQEYLAFDPTVSPYYQVLLIHAYLDDKALEGSQSEWPPSPYSIPVYSSRTGAWEARPFVREGAAAGTVAGVRSATEPLFRHAVCRHEALYLHCKGDFVMRIALSDNKYQVIKLPAGIEASVYDQMYLGKSEKGVYCAVVENQDYRLQVLFLDESGGRMEWVFKYDINLAPLVVHLSRNPHSRIDRPWTLQDNGQGVKVQEEDLQWDSDDDNVLDIEDG encoded by the exons ATGAACCAGTGCTGCAACGGGCTCCTCCTGCTCGAGGGCTGCGTCGTCAACCCGGCGACACGGCGGTGCGTGCGCCTGCCCCCCTGCCCTCCTGATGCTAGCAGGTTGGATGCCCGCTTCGGCTGGCGCCAGGAGTACCTCGCGTTCGACCCCACGGTGTCGCCGTACTACCAGGTGCTCCTCATCCATGCCTACTTGGATGACAAAGCACTGGAGGGGTCGCAATCGGagtggccgccgtcgccgtacTCCATACCTGTCTACTCGTCGAGGACGGGAGCGTGGGAAGCAAGGCCCTTTGTCCGGGAAGGGGCCGCCGCAGGGaccgtcgccggcgtgcggtcCGCCACGGAGCCTCTATTTCGCCATGCTGTCTGCCGGCACGAAGCGCTGTACCTGCACTGCAAAGGTGATTTTGTTATGCG GATAGCCTTGTCAGATAACAAGTACCAAGTGATAAAATTGCCGGCTGGTATTGAGGCGAGCGTGTATGATCAAATGTATCTTGGGAAATCGGAGAAAGGGGTGTACTGCGCAGTAGTTGAGAACCAGGATTACCGGCTTCAGGTTCTGTTTCTCGATGAATCTGGTGGcaggatggaatgggttttCAAGTATGACATCAACCTGGCGCCTTTGGTGGTGCATCTCTCTCGCAACCCCCATAGCAGAATCGACAGACCTTGGACTTTACAGGATAATGGCCAAGGGGTGAAGGTGCAGGAGGAGGATTTGCAATGGGATTCCGATGACGATAATGTTCTTGACATTGAAGACGGGTGA